In the Flagellimonas sp. MMG031 genome, one interval contains:
- a CDS encoding sterol desaturase family protein, translating to MLDYLDALINGFLGTVRWTWRSIIFDVPWYTNYFWGLIIISLLVWGLEILFPWRKQQSIFRKDFWLDAFYMFFNFFVFAIVISGVYKLLGVLFSDMGISSRALAIVDMANWPQWTQLLLFFVVLDFVQWFTHVLLHRYPVLWEFHKVHHSVKEMGFAAHLRFHWMENILYKPLKTLGVMVIGGFEPEQAYIVHFAAIAIGHFNHSNIKLTYGPLKYILNNPVMHLYHHAYTIPKGSHGVNFGISLSIWDYIFRTNYIPESGGQIQLGFPGDEALPKGFWGQLIYGFKKPKKKH from the coding sequence ATGTTGGATTATTTGGATGCCCTTATCAATGGATTTTTAGGAACGGTTCGCTGGACATGGAGGTCCATTATTTTTGATGTTCCCTGGTACACCAATTATTTCTGGGGATTGATCATTATCTCTTTGTTGGTCTGGGGATTGGAGATTCTTTTCCCTTGGCGCAAGCAACAGTCCATTTTTAGAAAGGACTTTTGGCTGGATGCCTTTTACATGTTTTTCAACTTTTTTGTGTTTGCCATCGTTATCAGTGGGGTCTACAAACTGTTGGGCGTTCTGTTTTCCGACATGGGCATCAGTTCACGAGCTTTGGCCATCGTGGATATGGCAAACTGGCCGCAGTGGACGCAATTGCTCCTCTTTTTTGTGGTTCTCGATTTTGTACAGTGGTTCACCCATGTTTTGTTGCACAGGTACCCGGTTTTATGGGAATTCCACAAAGTGCACCATAGCGTAAAGGAAATGGGGTTCGCGGCCCATCTACGTTTTCATTGGATGGAAAATATCCTTTACAAACCACTAAAAACTTTGGGCGTGATGGTCATTGGTGGTTTTGAGCCCGAACAGGCCTATATTGTGCATTTTGCTGCCATCGCCATCGGACATTTTAACCATTCGAACATAAAACTGACCTATGGTCCGCTAAAATATATTTTGAACAATCCGGTGATGCACCTATATCACCATGCCTACACCATTCCCAAAGGCTCTCACGGGGTAAATTTTGGCATCAGTCTTAGCATTTGGGATTATATTTTCAGAACCAACTATATTCCGGAAAGCGGTGGTCAAATCCAATTGGGTTTCCCTGGGGATGAAGCCCTGCCCAAAGGGTTTTGGGGACAATTGATTTATGGCTTCAAAAAACCGAAAAAAAAGCATTAA
- a CDS encoding DUF2892 domain-containing protein: MKKNMGGADRTIRILLALGVGALYYFNVITGTLAYVLLALAAIFVLTSFISFCPLYTLFGINTCKVKN, encoded by the coding sequence ATGAAAAAAAACATGGGCGGTGCAGACCGTACAATCCGGATTCTCCTTGCACTAGGTGTAGGGGCGTTGTATTACTTTAATGTGATAACAGGAACATTGGCCTATGTGCTATTAGCGTTGGCGGCCATATTCGTTTTAACAAGCTTTATTAGTTTTTGCCCGTTGTATACCCTGTTTGGGATTAATACATGCAAGGTCAAGAACTAG
- a CDS encoding TolC family protein — MQLTLAQDHINISLEDVLAKVQESNSSIKVSEQEAQMAKYDYRFSNSIFLPQIAVSHTGLATTNPLMAFGSKLNQAILTQADFNPVLLNDPDQVENYATIVSVEQPLINLDGFYQRKAAKTTMEAKELQAIRTRDYLDFEARKAFGQLQLAHRAVAVMEKAFEAANANLKMAQNSYDQGLLQKSDLLEVKVRVTEVADQLKTAKSNVQNASDYLAFLMNEEGTVVYEPSEELVPDRLGETLEGSLENRADVKAMDLVSEAYKANMKADNMTFLPRLNAFASYEMYDDQIFQADAKGYIIGASLSWDVFKGSQRFAKAGKSKTSYEKAKQEYEQYVAKSTMELQRTKRMVEDAESRLQTSKLAMEQSEEALRIRTNRFKEGLEKTTDLLMAEATFAEKQLAYYQTIFEYNQAQYLLTFLTKE, encoded by the coding sequence ATGCAGCTGACACTCGCTCAGGACCATATCAATATTTCTCTGGAAGACGTATTGGCCAAGGTACAGGAGTCCAACAGCAGCATAAAGGTTTCTGAGCAGGAAGCCCAAATGGCCAAATACGATTATAGGTTTTCCAATTCCATCTTTTTACCACAGATTGCTGTATCGCACACTGGATTGGCGACTACCAACCCTTTGATGGCCTTTGGTTCCAAACTCAACCAAGCTATATTGACGCAGGCAGATTTTAACCCTGTTCTTTTAAACGACCCCGATCAGGTAGAAAACTACGCCACCATAGTTTCGGTGGAACAACCCTTGATCAATTTGGATGGCTTTTACCAGCGCAAAGCGGCAAAGACCACGATGGAAGCCAAAGAACTCCAAGCCATCAGAACTCGGGATTATTTAGACTTTGAAGCTAGGAAGGCCTTTGGGCAATTACAATTGGCCCACAGAGCCGTAGCGGTTATGGAAAAAGCTTTTGAAGCTGCCAATGCCAACTTGAAGATGGCGCAGAACAGCTATGATCAAGGATTACTTCAAAAATCGGATTTGTTGGAGGTAAAAGTCCGGGTCACCGAGGTTGCCGACCAATTGAAAACAGCCAAGAGCAACGTGCAAAATGCGTCGGATTATCTAGCATTTTTGATGAACGAAGAAGGAACCGTGGTTTACGAACCATCCGAAGAACTGGTGCCGGACAGGCTAGGAGAAACCTTGGAAGGCTCTCTGGAAAACAGGGCAGATGTGAAAGCTATGGATTTGGTGTCAGAAGCCTACAAGGCCAACATGAAGGCGGACAACATGACCTTTCTACCGCGACTGAACGCTTTTGCCAGTTACGAAATGTACGATGATCAAATTTTTCAGGCCGATGCCAAAGGATACATTATTGGGGCAAGTTTGAGCTGGGATGTGTTTAAGGGATCCCAACGATTTGCCAAAGCAGGAAAGAGCAAAACAAGCTATGAAAAGGCGAAACAGGAATACGAACAGTACGTTGCCAAAAGTACTATGGAGCTTCAACGCACCAAACGGATGGTCGAAGATGCCGAGAGCCGTCTCCAGACCTCAAAATTGGCTATGGAGCAATCCGAAGAAGCATTGCGGATACGCACCAACAGATTCAAGGAAGGACTCGAAAAAACAACAGATTTATTGATGGCCGAAGCCACCTTTGCCGAAAAGCAATTGGCGTACTATCAAACCATTTTTGAATATAATCAAGCACAATACTTATTGACATTTTTAACCAAAGAATAA
- a CDS encoding efflux RND transporter periplasmic adaptor subunit yields MKNTTIYKSLLLTASFGLFLVGCGSDEKQSVDNSEAVPVTVAEVAMDDSSTILAGSGQIKAVNSATLSTRMMGHVESIPVKIGQKVNKGDVLISINNVDLRAKKAQVEASITEAQVAFNNAKKDYERFQNLFKENSASQKELDDMTARYEMAKARLEAANQMKNEVNSQFAYANIRAPFSGVVTNTYIDEGDMANPGVPLVSVESPGGFEVEAKVAENNISEIEIGTKAHILVKALDTTITGKVSELSASAQHTGGQYVMKVLLDKTDAKILSGMFATVRLEAGEESNGKTVVTVPSKALVHKGQLTGVYTLGQDNVALLRWLRLGDTYGDEVEVLSGLSAGDQYIVSAEGKLYNGVKVSIQ; encoded by the coding sequence ATGAAAAACACTACGATATATAAAAGTTTACTGCTAACCGCATCCTTTGGCCTTTTTCTGGTAGGCTGTGGAAGCGATGAAAAACAGTCGGTCGACAATTCCGAAGCAGTACCGGTAACCGTTGCCGAAGTGGCCATGGACGATAGCTCCACCATTTTGGCCGGAAGTGGTCAAATCAAGGCCGTGAACAGCGCCACCCTAAGTACCCGAATGATGGGTCATGTGGAATCCATTCCTGTAAAAATAGGTCAGAAAGTAAACAAGGGGGATGTACTGATCTCCATTAACAACGTGGACCTACGGGCTAAAAAAGCACAGGTGGAAGCCTCCATTACGGAAGCACAGGTGGCTTTTAACAATGCCAAGAAGGATTATGAAAGGTTCCAAAATCTTTTTAAGGAAAACAGCGCTTCCCAAAAAGAGCTGGATGATATGACCGCGCGCTATGAAATGGCCAAGGCCAGATTGGAAGCAGCCAATCAAATGAAAAATGAGGTAAACTCCCAGTTTGCTTACGCCAACATTCGTGCGCCTTTCAGTGGAGTGGTGACCAATACCTACATCGATGAGGGTGATATGGCCAATCCGGGTGTTCCGCTGGTTTCCGTGGAATCCCCAGGTGGGTTTGAAGTGGAGGCCAAAGTAGCGGAGAACAATATTTCAGAGATCGAAATAGGAACCAAGGCTCACATACTTGTAAAGGCTTTGGATACCACGATTACCGGAAAAGTGTCCGAGTTGAGTGCATCCGCACAACATACAGGTGGGCAATATGTGATGAAGGTTTTATTGGACAAAACAGATGCCAAGATTTTGTCAGGTATGTTTGCCACCGTTAGGCTGGAGGCGGGCGAGGAGAGCAATGGTAAAACAGTTGTTACGGTTCCGTCCAAAGCCTTGGTGCATAAGGGTCAATTGACCGGGGTGTATACACTCGGACAGGATAACGTGGCCTTATTGCGATGGTTGCGATTGGGCGATACCTATGGTGATGAGGTGGAAGTGTTGTCCGGTCTATCAGCGGGGGATCAGTACATCGTTTCGGCCGAAGGAAAATTGTACAACGGAGTTAAAGTAAGCATTCAATAA
- a CDS encoding DUF2892 domain-containing protein, which translates to MRNRIVRGVAGSFVLISLILAVYVNINWLWFTAFVGANLLQSSLTKWCLLEDILKKFGVSDSTNNCS; encoded by the coding sequence ATGAGAAATAGAATCGTTAGGGGTGTAGCGGGCAGTTTTGTGCTCATCAGCCTTATTTTGGCCGTATATGTCAACATCAACTGGTTGTGGTTTACCGCGTTTGTGGGGGCCAACCTGTTGCAATCCTCGTTGACCAAGTGGTGTTTGTTGGAAGATATCCTAAAGAAATTCGGGGTCTCCGACTCGACCAACAACTGTAGCTAG
- a CDS encoding YeeE/YedE thiosulfate transporter family protein, translating into MLYQPWPWYVAGPLIAIIMALLILMGKKFGMSSNLETFCSMGGAGKFSDYFKIDTKSKRWNLLVVLGSVIGGFMGAHWLSPNPAVDISGQTVTKLQNLGFESAGEAYLPTELFSIEALSNPKVWIILLVAGFLVGFGTRYAGGCTSGHAISGLSNLQRSSLIAVIGFFIGGLIMVHLLFPLIFAV; encoded by the coding sequence ATGCTTTATCAACCTTGGCCTTGGTATGTGGCGGGCCCACTTATCGCCATCATCATGGCGCTGCTTATACTCATGGGCAAAAAATTTGGAATGTCCTCCAACTTGGAGACATTTTGCTCCATGGGCGGAGCTGGAAAATTCTCGGATTATTTTAAAATAGATACCAAATCCAAACGTTGGAATCTCTTGGTTGTCCTCGGTTCCGTTATTGGTGGATTCATGGGAGCCCATTGGCTTTCTCCCAATCCTGCTGTGGATATATCGGGACAAACCGTGACCAAACTCCAAAATCTTGGTTTTGAAAGTGCTGGGGAAGCCTATTTGCCCACCGAACTTTTTAGTATAGAAGCCCTATCCAATCCTAAAGTGTGGATTATTCTTTTGGTTGCCGGTTTTCTGGTTGGTTTTGGAACCCGCTACGCTGGAGGGTGTACCTCTGGCCATGCCATTTCAGGATTGAGTAACCTACAGCGATCTTCTTTGATTGCCGTCATTGGCTTTTTTATTGGTGGATTGATTATGGTACACCTGCTGTTTCCCTTAATTTTTGCAGTATGA
- a CDS encoding DUF6691 family protein: MKNIVYILLGTFLGIVLYKSEAASWFRIYEMFQFDSFHMYGIIGSALAVGVVLVFWIKKSKIKSFSGEIIQISDKEKSFARYILGGTLFGLGWALAGACPGPIYILVGAGYWPIVIVLFGAILGAFVYGLVRARLPH; this comes from the coding sequence ATGAAGAATATAGTTTATATTTTATTGGGAACCTTTTTGGGAATTGTCCTGTACAAGTCGGAAGCCGCCTCTTGGTTTCGGATTTATGAAATGTTCCAGTTTGATTCCTTTCATATGTACGGTATCATTGGTTCTGCCTTAGCAGTCGGTGTTGTTTTGGTCTTTTGGATCAAAAAATCCAAGATCAAATCATTTTCAGGGGAAATCATCCAAATATCCGACAAGGAAAAATCGTTTGCTCGATATATTTTGGGAGGTACGTTGTTCGGATTGGGTTGGGCCCTCGCGGGAGCCTGTCCTGGACCCATTTACATTTTGGTGGGAGCGGGCTATTGGCCCATTGTCATCGTACTGTTCGGGGCCATTTTAGGTGCCTTTGTGTATGGCCTGGTGAGGGCAAGATTGCCCCATTAG
- a CDS encoding response regulator — protein MKLTTFIIDDDLVSQFATRYCIQQSHGNFDIVTCSSGEEGIQACFGYIEEHDRLPDIIFLDLVMDGMNGWDFLENLKNLFKEHKLPSVYVLSAFTNASDRAIAKKNGMISGYVDKPLSRSYLEKILKEEEAKRS, from the coding sequence ATGAAACTCACGACGTTTATTATAGACGATGACTTGGTGTCGCAGTTCGCGACCCGGTACTGCATACAGCAATCCCACGGCAATTTTGATATCGTGACCTGCTCCAGTGGGGAGGAAGGAATACAAGCTTGCTTCGGATATATCGAGGAGCACGATAGATTGCCCGATATCATCTTTTTGGATTTGGTGATGGACGGGATGAACGGATGGGATTTTTTGGAAAACCTGAAGAATCTGTTCAAAGAACACAAACTCCCCAGTGTTTATGTCCTTTCGGCATTTACCAATGCTTCGGATAGGGCCATTGCCAAAAAAAACGGGATGATTTCGGGTTATGTGGACAAGCCGTTGTCCCGATCCTATTTGGAAAAAATCCTGAAGGAAGAAGAAGCAAAAAGGTCTTAG
- a CDS encoding GDYXXLXY domain-containing protein, whose protein sequence is MIGKNTQIIAFVILALTQLVIPANMIWQQEQLLEHGTEYKFKTAPVDPNDPFRGKYITLSYEASSFDVGNEMDWDHGQAVYVELTTDQKGFAKIASISHGAPDHTEAYVEGSILFVTRNGSNRVTIGYPFDRFYMEESKAQPAEVTYQTAQRDTTKTTYALVRVKNGKAVLKNVLIDGVPIKELVGKELLEND, encoded by the coding sequence ATGATCGGTAAGAATACCCAAATCATAGCTTTTGTAATATTGGCCTTGACACAACTGGTGATTCCCGCCAACATGATCTGGCAGCAAGAACAGCTATTGGAACACGGCACCGAATATAAGTTCAAGACCGCTCCCGTAGATCCGAACGACCCCTTTCGGGGAAAATACATTACACTGAGCTACGAGGCGTCCTCATTCGACGTAGGCAATGAAATGGACTGGGATCATGGGCAAGCCGTTTACGTTGAGCTGACCACGGACCAAAAAGGATTCGCAAAAATAGCATCGATATCCCATGGGGCACCTGATCATACCGAAGCATACGTTGAGGGCTCCATCCTGTTTGTAACCCGTAATGGCAGTAACCGAGTTACCATTGGCTATCCTTTTGATCGTTTTTATATGGAGGAATCCAAGGCCCAACCTGCGGAAGTGACCTATCAAACCGCACAAAGGGACACCACAAAGACCACTTACGCACTGGTCCGCGTAAAAAACGGAAAAGCAGTACTAAAGAACGTACTGATTGATGGTGTTCCTATAAAAGAACTGGTTGGGAAGGAACTCTTGGAAAATGATTGA
- a CDS encoding DUF2157 domain-containing protein encodes MSLQNDLPELVKAGVISEDTAADIASYYQGKQTSPTNKLFVVFGILGAILVGLGIILIIAHNWDDLSRGLKTVFAFLPLVIGQALCAFAFLKKRGNVAWRESSSVFLFFAVGASIALVSQIYHIPGDLGSYLLTWMLLTLPLIYVMQSPMTSLLCLVGITYYACETSYWGFPTSNSYPYWGMLVAILPFYYQLFRKNPFSNFVRFHNWLVPLSLVTVLGTLSATLDEFMFIAYISLFGFFYLLGTGAWMPQENTKNGYTILGSLGTIILLLFLSFNEFWEHLFKKELQLTEIFASQEFVLIVLLTLAASVLLYRTIQQKGIRNLSLFSIAFLVFIPIFFIGTASTIAVVLVNVLVFLLGVFTIREGARKNHLGLLNYGLLIITALIICRFFDTDLSFVARGLLFVGVGAGFFFANYWMIQKRKEK; translated from the coding sequence ATGAGCCTACAAAATGACCTGCCAGAGCTTGTGAAGGCCGGAGTGATTTCTGAAGACACCGCTGCGGATATTGCTTCGTATTATCAAGGCAAACAAACATCTCCCACGAACAAACTTTTTGTGGTTTTTGGTATTTTGGGGGCCATTTTGGTGGGTTTGGGCATCATACTCATCATTGCCCATAATTGGGACGACCTTTCACGCGGCCTGAAAACGGTCTTTGCATTCCTACCGCTAGTTATTGGACAAGCATTATGTGCATTTGCCTTTTTAAAAAAGCGGGGCAATGTGGCATGGAGGGAAAGCAGCTCGGTATTCCTATTTTTTGCAGTGGGTGCCAGCATTGCTTTGGTAAGTCAGATTTACCATATTCCAGGAGACCTGGGCAGTTACCTGTTAACATGGATGCTTTTGACCCTGCCCTTGATCTATGTGATGCAATCGCCCATGACCTCCCTGCTTTGCCTAGTGGGAATCACCTACTACGCCTGTGAAACCAGTTATTGGGGATTCCCAACATCAAATTCCTATCCGTACTGGGGGATGTTGGTTGCCATCCTCCCCTTTTATTATCAACTGTTTCGGAAAAATCCTTTTAGCAATTTTGTTCGCTTCCATAACTGGCTGGTTCCCCTGTCCCTCGTTACGGTTTTGGGAACCTTATCGGCTACCTTGGACGAGTTCATGTTTATAGCGTACATATCCCTTTTTGGCTTCTTTTATCTTTTGGGAACAGGTGCGTGGATGCCTCAAGAAAATACCAAAAACGGCTATACCATACTAGGCAGTTTGGGCACCATTATTTTACTGTTGTTTCTGAGTTTTAATGAATTCTGGGAACATCTGTTCAAAAAGGAACTGCAGCTTACGGAAATCTTCGCTTCGCAGGAATTTGTTTTGATTGTGCTGCTAACCTTGGCGGCATCCGTACTGCTATACCGAACCATCCAACAGAAGGGAATCCGAAACCTATCCCTTTTCTCTATAGCTTTTTTGGTGTTTATTCCCATTTTTTTCATCGGAACAGCTTCTACCATAGCTGTGGTTTTGGTAAATGTGTTGGTATTCCTGCTTGGGGTCTTTACCATTCGGGAAGGGGCACGAAAAAACCATTTGGGCCTGCTCAATTATGGCTTGCTCATCATTACAGCCTTAATTATTTGTCGGTTCTTTGATACCGACCTGAGTTTTGTGGCAAGAGGGCTATTGTTCGTTGGGGTTGGCGCTGGGTTCTTCTTCGCCAATTATTGGATGATTCAAAAACGAAAAGAAAAATGA
- a CDS encoding NAD-dependent epimerase/dehydratase family protein: MHKPVLIIGACGQIGTELTFELRNKYGAENVIASDIREGSDALMQSGPFELLDATNYAAIEDVVMHYEIDEVYLMAAMLSATAEKFPMRAWNLNMNSLFNVLNLAKEKKISKVFWPSSIAVFGPNTPKQYTPQNTIMEPSTVYGISKQSGERWCEYYHKKYGVDVRSIRYPGLISWKTMPGGGTTDYAVEIYHEALKKGSYECFLTSDTELPMMYMDDAIRATISLMESPSENIKVRSSYNLAGMNFTPAQMAQSITKHIPDFKISYAPDFRQDIADSWPSSIDDSLAKEQWGWQPKFNLDQTTKEMLENLKKK, translated from the coding sequence ATGCACAAACCCGTTTTGATTATTGGCGCATGCGGCCAGATAGGAACCGAACTGACCTTTGAACTACGAAACAAGTACGGAGCTGAGAATGTGATTGCCAGCGACATTCGTGAGGGCAGTGATGCCCTGATGCAGTCGGGTCCATTTGAACTATTGGATGCTACCAACTACGCTGCCATTGAAGATGTGGTGATGCATTACGAGATTGATGAGGTCTATTTAATGGCCGCCATGTTGAGCGCAACGGCCGAAAAATTCCCCATGCGCGCCTGGAACCTGAACATGAACTCCCTTTTCAATGTCCTGAATCTGGCCAAGGAGAAAAAGATTTCCAAAGTGTTCTGGCCCTCAAGTATTGCCGTTTTTGGGCCCAACACCCCAAAACAATACACGCCGCAAAATACCATCATGGAACCCAGCACCGTTTACGGAATCAGCAAACAGTCCGGTGAACGTTGGTGTGAATATTACCATAAAAAATATGGGGTGGATGTAAGAAGCATCCGTTACCCCGGTTTGATCAGTTGGAAGACCATGCCGGGCGGAGGGACTACCGACTATGCGGTTGAAATCTACCACGAAGCTCTTAAAAAAGGTTCGTATGAATGTTTTTTAACCAGCGATACAGAGCTTCCGATGATGTATATGGACGATGCCATTAGGGCAACGATTAGCCTTATGGAAAGTCCTTCGGAGAACATAAAGGTGCGGTCCTCATACAATTTGGCTGGCATGAATTTTACCCCGGCCCAAATGGCACAAAGCATCACCAAGCATATTCCCGATTTTAAAATCAGTTATGCTCCCGATTTCAGACAAGATATTGCAGACTCCTGGCCCAGCAGCATAGACGATTCATTGGCCAAGGAGCAATGGGGATGGCAGCCCAAGTTCAATTTGGACCAAACTACAAAGGAAATGCTCGAAAATTTAAAAAAGAAGTAA
- a CDS encoding nuclear transport factor 2 family protein encodes MKKLNSLFIAFLMGSITMFAQQNEKEAINNVLDGWHKDAANADFESYFGRMTEDGVFLGTDAMENWQNDEFRAFSKPYFDSGKAWSFTAVERNIYVDESGEFAWFDELLDTQMKICRGSGVLKKVNGQWKIAHYVLSIAVPNEFVDELVQIKEKKDNALLQELKNKQ; translated from the coding sequence ATGAAGAAGCTTAACTCTCTATTTATTGCCTTTTTGATGGGTTCCATCACGATGTTTGCACAACAAAATGAAAAAGAGGCCATCAACAATGTTCTGGACGGTTGGCATAAGGATGCGGCCAATGCTGATTTTGAGTCCTACTTTGGGAGAATGACCGAGGACGGGGTGTTTTTGGGCACGGATGCAATGGAAAATTGGCAAAATGATGAGTTCCGGGCCTTTTCCAAGCCCTATTTTGATAGTGGCAAAGCATGGAGCTTTACCGCTGTGGAGCGCAATATTTATGTAGACGAATCAGGGGAATTTGCTTGGTTCGATGAGCTATTGGACACCCAAATGAAGATTTGTAGGGGGTCCGGCGTGCTCAAAAAAGTAAATGGGCAATGGAAAATTGCCCATTATGTACTTTCAATTGCAGTGCCCAACGAATTCGTGGACGAACTTGTCCAGATCAAGGAAAAAAAGGACAATGCTTTGCTCCAAGAATTAAAAAATAAGCAATAA
- a CDS encoding SDR family oxidoreductase encodes MNKTIGILGCGWLGFPLAQRLVAEGYTVKGTTTSASKMQDLQDEGITPFQISLSENGIHGPINEFLAGLETLIINVPPGLRSNPSESYVRKMEHLLEALTTSDVSHVLFVSSTSVYGNADGELTEDAPLMPNTESGRQLAACENLFRNSKAFAVTIIRFGGLIGPDRHPVTMLSGREGLNNGHHPINLIHLEDCIHMIWTILNNSYWGETFNGVYPHHPEKQIYYFEEAQKRGLPAPSYQREPSSNSGKLVRSTNFLNKGHSFTTSVVS; translated from the coding sequence TTGAATAAAACCATAGGCATATTGGGTTGTGGCTGGCTAGGTTTTCCCTTGGCCCAGCGATTGGTGGCCGAAGGATATACCGTTAAAGGAACTACTACCTCAGCTTCCAAAATGCAAGATTTGCAAGATGAAGGCATCACCCCATTTCAAATTAGTTTGTCCGAAAATGGGATCCATGGTCCCATCAACGAATTTTTGGCAGGACTGGAAACGCTGATCATCAACGTTCCGCCAGGATTGCGAAGCAACCCCTCCGAAAGCTATGTTCGTAAAATGGAGCATCTGCTCGAAGCTCTTACAACGAGTGATGTCTCCCATGTGCTATTCGTAAGCAGTACCTCGGTGTATGGAAATGCCGACGGTGAGCTAACGGAAGATGCTCCCTTGATGCCAAATACCGAATCTGGAAGACAATTGGCAGCATGTGAAAACCTGTTCCGAAACAGCAAGGCATTCGCTGTGACCATCATCCGGTTTGGCGGACTCATCGGACCCGACCGCCATCCTGTTACCATGCTATCGGGCAGGGAAGGACTGAACAACGGCCACCACCCCATCAACCTCATTCATTTGGAAGATTGCATCCATATGATATGGACCATTCTCAACAATTCTTACTGGGGTGAAACCTTCAACGGAGTGTATCCCCATCATCCCGAAAAACAAATCTATTATTTTGAGGAAGCACAAAAAAGGGGGCTTCCCGCACCTTCCTATCAAAGGGAACCGTCATCCAATAGTGGCAAACTGGTTCGGAGCACAAATTTCCTCAACAAGGGCCATAGCTTTACCACATCGGTAGTTTCTTAG